In Dysidea avara chromosome 3, odDysAvar1.4, whole genome shotgun sequence, a single window of DNA contains:
- the LOC136249836 gene encoding phospholipid-transporting ATPase ABCA3-like, which translates to MSIIEWVVSRVSPNYTFEEIPVNTKQFPYPPYERNLFLETVQNMLPLLLVLSFIYSAGILVKELVLEKSTRMRESLKMMGLSTWILWLTWYLKQFLFLFITVFFMAVLIKVQIFVESDYVLLMVFLLLFVNCLISFCFLISAIFSNPVIGMLVGFLAWFINFFPYLFLANRYEQLSTGAKVLACFLSNTCMGLGVNVLSTLEIREEGVTWGNAGEPVSLDDDFNLGIVFAMLIFDSIIYMTIAWYIDAVFPGQYGIPRPFYFFLTPSYWCGTPVKKKQSLTGGEDNVQMEQVNPLSDNSAHEQEPTDLECGISIRGLEKTFKVASGTKIAVNDLYLNMYRDQITVLLGHNGAGKTTTMSMLVGLFPPTSGDAIINGYSILTDIDGVRESLGLCPQHNVLYDRLTVREHLNFFARLKGMSGQQVRQEVDSMIADLQLMDKANQKSAVLSGGQKRKLSVGIALVASSQFVILDEPTSGMDPYARRATWDLLTKHKQGRTILLTTHFMDEADLLGDRIAIMAEGQLRCSGSSLFLKSRYGVGYHMVITKDRQCNSSAIINHVTSIIPGGKLSSDVGAELSFVLPSTMASKFHILFDILEGQKKQLGITGFGISVTTMEEVFIKVGDSGIDEATLTSGSSHNRVGVVESTPLVDDVKKTIEFNTGFVLWIQQFYGLFVKRFLHSLRNWRAIITQVILPILFVILGLVLVETVPEVTSEDEQRQLSMSKSALLDDNIITFFAEFGSGSPIFKPTRIDEYRQAIGATMLGNISNDVLNQVNSTRDRTITDIMDCCNTGNYQILDTYCASQTTEDLRGSCANDGNFAYSRCRSCMDCRNTYQPHLASCSFPNTRNNEYFSANDFCPYPPSISVTEPLPVMANNSQPLEYMSYFVDEELMRFADKRFDTSDFFRRYMAGFVISKRENAVSHCGTNYVRTISNSGDDLDTKDLACLMLGFTPIVESNPLFTDTEFRQSIRSNLSQADECFSNTVMRDQQLSYTETVGCLFFADLIQAYSINSTVKYPNCNNISLSDAYEVLVDRGVIEHAANISGDFRVDGALRQVSDDLGANGDLVGRQNAPLTEITGATIYYNNQPFHMPAAALNAFHTIYLRYILEESGATETDYTITVNNHPLPRTDEGEISAAENTFLGFSLASTVIFGLSFLAASFILYPVAEKASKAKHIQFVSGVHVSTFWMSAFLWDLINCSIPVIVSVILFAAFPIESYRENIGAVFLLFLFFCWSIIPFVYAFSFLFSNSLIAFALTILLSYFSALFSLVVVFVLDDDDKEISSNVFILMPSYAFSHGLAQIHTNYVIKDACKDNILVCAQRGLEFTDNILEVSYPAIGANIIVMALEGVVFFVLTLLLEQSFFMHKLASCFIRRKIESAAVHPDEDSDVAQEKIRIDAVEANNDLIQIKNLKKEYKMLYGGTIKYAVKGLSLGIPKGECFGLLGVNGAGKTTTFKMLTGDIRPSSGTAIITGYDIVGDIRKVQQHIGYCPQFDALIDDMTGYELLWLYARLRGIPEAEIEDAVDREIKRLDLAKHAKNTCGNYSGGNKRKLSTAVALVGSPSIVLLDEPTTGMDPATRRHLWDALITVIKAGKSIVLTSHSMEECEALCTRLAIMVNGEFKCLGGIQHLKTKFGSGYTLQVKIDITQQDAANNSTMATSSAVASPLFTNATTNFHNFINSTFEHAVLIEEHQGAISYQLSGDNLSWSQVFHKLEENKGNLLIIDYSVSQTTLEQVFLNFARKQHVEET; encoded by the exons ATGTCCATTATAGAATGGGTAGTCAGTCGTGTGAGTCCAAACTATACATTTGAAGAGATTCCAGTGAACACTAAG CAATTTCCCTATCCTCCATACGAACGTAACTTGTTCTTGGAAACAGTCCAAAATATGTTACCACTGCTGCTTGTACTCAGTTTCATTTACTCTGCAGGAATTTTAGTAAAG GAACTTGTGTTGGAGAAGTCAACTAGGATGCGTGAGTCATTGAAGATGATGGGACTGTCTACTTGGATCTTGTGGCTTACCTGGTACCTCAAACAATttctgtttctctttattacgGTATTTTTCATGGCTGTGTTGATCAAG GTTCAGATATTTGTTGAGAGTGACTATGTCCTTCTGATGGTGTTCCTACTTCTTTTTGTCAACTGCCTCATATCATTTTGTTTTCTTATCAG TGCTATATTCTCTAATCCTGTCATCGGAATGCTGGTTGGATTCCTTGCATGGTTTATTAACTTCTTCCCATACTTATTTCTTGCCAATCGATATGAGCAGCTCTCCAC TGGGGCTAAAGTTCTTGCTTGCTTCCTATCCAACACTTGTATGGGATTAGGAGTCAATGTACTATCTACTTTGGAGATTAGAGAAGAAGGAGTGACATGGGGTAATGCTGGAGAGCCTGTTTCACTTGATGATGACTTCAACTTGGGAATAGTGTTTGCCATGTTAATATTTGATTCCATCATCTACATGACCATTGCATG GTACATTGATGCAGTGTTTCCAGGACAGTATGGTATCCCCAGACCATTTTATTTCTTCCTTACCCCATCCTACTGGTGTGGTACACCTGTCAAGAAGAAACAATCCCTCACTGGAGGTGAAGATAATGTTCAG ATGGAACAGGTGAATCCCCTTTCAGACAACAGTGCTCATGAACAAGAACCTACAGACTTGGAATGTGGCATCAGTATTAGAGGGCTTGAGAAAACCTTCAAG GTTGCCAGTGGAACTAAAATTGCTGTGAATGATTTATACCTGAACATGTACCGAGATCAGATCACTGTGTTGTTGGGTCATAATGGAGCTGGAAAGACCACAACAATGTCCATGCTAGTGGGACTGTTCCCTCCCACCAGTGGTGATGCCATCATCAATGGATACAGCATCCTTACTGACATTGATGGAGTCAGAGAGAGTCTTGGACTGTGTCCACAACACAATGTACTCTATGATAGACTAACAGTGAGGGAACATCTAAACTTCTTTGCTAGACTAAAG GGAATGTCTGGTCAACAAGTCAGACAAGAAGTAGATTCCATGATTGCAGATCTTCAGTTAATGGATAAGGCTAATCAGAAATCTGCTGTACTTTCAGGAGGGCAGAAAAGGAAGTTGAG TGTTGGGATAGCATTAGTGGCTAGTTCTCAGTTTGTCATTTTGGATGAGCCAACATCTGGTATGGACCCATATGCCAGGAGAGCCACATGGGATTTACTAACCAAACACAAACAAGGAAGAACCATCTTGTTAACTACTCACTTCAT GGATGAAGCTGATCTATTGGGTGATCGGATTGCCATTATGGCTGAAGGACAGTTGAGATGTAGTGGATCTTCTCTGTTCTTGAAGAGCAG GTATGGAGTGGGTTATCATATGGTTATCACTAAAGACAGACAGTGTAACTCATCTGCTATTATCAACCATGTAACATCCATTATTCCTGGAGGAAAGCTG TCCAGTGATGTTGGAGCAGAATTGTCATTTGTTCTACCAAGTACAATGGCCTCAAAATTTCATATACTATTTGATATACTTGAAG GTCAAAAGAAGCAACTTGGTATAACTGGTTTTGGAATCTCTGTTACAACAATGGAGGAAGTTTTTATAAAAGTTGGTGACAGCGGTATTGATGAGGCTACCCTCACTAGTGGTAGTTCTCATAACAGAGTTGGTGTAGTAGAGAGTACTCCATTAGTTGATGATGTCAAAAAAACCATCG AATTCAACACTGGTTTTGTTCTGTGGATCCAACAATTTTATGGTCTCTTTGTGAAACGGTTTCTTCATTCCTTAAGAAACTGGCGAGCCATCATAACACAAGTCATCCTACCCATCTTATTTGTCATTCTTGGACTAGTACTTGTTGAGACAGTACCTGAAGTGACCTCAGAAGATGAACAACGACAGCTAAGCATGAGTAAATCTGCTTTACTGGATGATAACATTATTACATTTTTTGCTGAGTTTGGCAGTGGCAGTCCCATATTTAAG CCTACTAGGATAGATGAATATCGACAAGCAATTGGAGCTACCATGCTAGGAAATATTTCAAATGATGTTCTGAATCAGGTCAATTCTACTAGGGACAGGACCATCACTGATATAATGGATTGCTGCAACACTGGAAATTACCAGATCTTGGATACCTACTGTGCATCACAGACCACT GAAGATTTGCGTGGTAGTTGTGCAAATGATGGAAATTTTGCCTATTCCAGATGTCGCAGTTGTATGGA TTGTCGTAACACGTATCAACCACATCTTGCTAGTTGCAGCTTCCCAAACACTAGAAATAATGAATACTTTTCAGCAAATGATTTTTGCCCTTACCCACCCAGTATCTCTGTTACTGAGCCACTACCTGTTATGGCCAATAACTCTCAGCCATTGGAATACATGAGCTATTTTGTGGATGAGGAACTTATGAGATTTGCAGACAAAAGATTTGACACTAGTGATTTCTTCAGACGATACATGGCAGGTTTTGTCATCAGCAAACGTGAAAATGCAGTTTCCCATTGTGGAACAAATTATGTTAGGACCATTAGCAACAGTGGTGATGATTTGGATACTAAAGATCTTGCGTGTCTGATGCTTGGCTTTACTCCCATTGTGGAATCCAACCCATTGTTCACTGATACTGAATTTAGGCAGTCTATTAGAAGCAACCTTAGTCAAGCTGATGAGTGCTTTTCAAATACTGTGATGAGAGATCAGCAGCTCAGCTATACAGAAACTGTTGGTTGCTTATTCTTTGCAGATCTGATTCAAGCATATAGTATAAACTCCACTGTTAAATATCCTAATTGTAATAACATTAGTTTATCTGATGCTTATGAAGTATTGGTTGACCGAGGGGTCATTGAACATGCTGCAAATATCAGTGGTGACTTCAGAGTGGATGGTGCTCTAAGACAAGTTTCTGATGACTTGGGTGCTAATGGTGACCTAGTTGGTCGACAGAATGCACCACTAACGGAGATTACAGGAGCAACCATCTATTACAACAATCAG CCATTCCACATGCCTGCTGCAGCTCTGAATGCTTTCCACACTATCTACTTACGTTACATACTAGAGGAGAGTGGAGCTACAGAGACTGACTACACCATCACTGTTAACAATCATCCATTACCTCGGACTGATGAAGGCGAA ATAAGTGCTGCAGAGAACACCTTCCTTGGCTTTTCACTAGCCAGTACAGTCATCTTTGGATTGTCCTTCCTGGCAGCTAGTTTCATTCTTTATCCTGTGGCTGAGAAGGCTTCAAAG GCTAAACACATTCAGTTTGTCAGTGGAGTACATGTCAGTACTTTTTGGATGTCAGCATTTCTGTGGGACCTCATTAATTGTTCCATACCTGTTATTGTATCTGTGATATTGTTTGCTGCTTTTCCAATTGAGTCATACAGGGAGAACATTGGAGCAGTTTTCTTGTTGTTT TTGTTTTTCTGCTGGTCCATCATTCCATTTGTTTATGCCTTTTCATTTTTGTTCTCCAATTCTCTCATTGCATTTGCCCTCACAATTCTACTGTCCTACTTCTCAGCCTTG TTTTCCCTTGTTGTTGTGTTTGTGctggatgatgatgataaagAAATTTCTAGTAATGTATTTATACTAATGCCAAGTTATGC GTTTTCACATGGACTTGCTCAAATTCATACCAACTACGTCATCAAGGATGCTTGTAAAGATAATATATT AGTTTGTGCTCAAAGAGGATTAGAATTTACTGATAACATTTTGGAAGTCTCTTATCCTGCAATTGGTGCTAACATCATTGTAATGGCATTGGAGGGAGTTGTGTTCTTTGTGCTCACATTGTTATTGGAACAAAGTTTCTTCATGCACAAACTGGCATCTTGTTTTATAAGGAGAAAAATTGAATCAGCAGCAGTTCATCCTGATGAG GATTCTGATGTGGCACAGGAGAAAATTAGGATTGATGCTGTAGAGGCTAACAATGATCTCATTCAGATTAAAAACCTGAAAAAG GAGTATAAAATGTTGTATGGAGGAACAATAAAGTATGCTGTGAAGGGTCTTAGTCTTGGTATTCCTAAAGGAGAATGTTTTGGGTTGTTAGGAGTGAATG GTGCTGGCAAGACAACCACTTTTAAAATGTTAACAGGAGACATCAGACCATCCAGTGGTACAGCTATCATCACTGGATATGACATAGTTGGTGACATCAGAAAG GTCCAACAACACATTGGATACTGTCCACAG TTTGATGCTCTGATAGATGATATGACAGGATATGAGTTGTTGTGGTTGTATGCTCGGCTGAGGGGAATACCTGAGGCAGAAATTGAGGATGCTGTAGATAGAGAGATCAAACGACTTGACTTAGCAAAGCATGCAAAGAACACTTGTGGAAACTACAG CGGTGGAAATAAACGTAAACTTAGCACAGCTGTTGCCCTTGTTGGTAGCCCATCAATTGTACTGTTG GATGAGCCTACAACTGGTATGGACCCAGCTACCAGACGTCATTTATGGGATGCTCTTATCACAGTCATTAAGGCTGGCAAGTCTATTGTACTCACTTCCCACAG TATGGAAGAGTGTGAGGCTTTGTGTACCAGACTAGCTATCATGGTGAATGGAGAATTTAAGTGTCTCGGTGGAATACAACACCTCAAGACTAA ATTTGGTAGCGGATACACTCTGCAAGTAAAGATAGATATTACTCAACAAGATGCAGCAAATAACAGTACAATGGCAACCTCATCCGCAGTAGCATCACCATTATTCACAAATGCCACTACAAACTTCCATAACTTTATTAATAGCACATTTGAACACGCAGTACTTATTGAAGAACACCAG GGTGCGATTTCATATCAACTTAGTGGAGACAACTTATCATGGTCTCAAGTTTTCCATAAACTGGAAGAAAACAAAGGCAACCTGTTAATAATAGACTATAGTGTAAGCCAAACTACATTGGAGCAA GTATTCCTTAACTTTGCTAGGAAACAGCATGTGGAAGAAACCTAA